The sequence below is a genomic window from Aureispira sp. CCB-E.
ACAGGACCCAACGGAACGGGGAAAGAACTGGTCGCTCGTTGGATTCATGAAAAAAGTGAGCGTGCCCAAAACCAAATTGTTGAGGTGAATTGTGCTGCTATTCCTGCTGAATTGATTGAAAGTGAGTTGTTTGGTCATGAAAAAGGCTCGTTTACTTCTGCTCATAAACAGCGTATAGGAAAGTTTGAGCAAGCGCACGGTGGAACGCTTTTTCTAGACGAAATTGGGGATATGAGTCTTTCTGCCCAAGCTAAGGTATTACGCGCCTTGCAAGAGGGAAGAATTACTCGTGTAGGTGGTGACAAGGACATAAAAGTAGATGTGCGAGTTATTGCTGCAACGAACAAAGATTTGCGCAAGGAAATTGAAGCCAAACGTTTTAGAGAAGATTTATACCATCGTTTGGCGGTGATTATTATTCAAGTTCCTTCTTTGAATGATAGAAAAGCTGACATCCCTTTGTTGGTGGATCATTTTATTGAGTCTGTTTGCAATGAGTATGGTCGCCCGAAAAAAGAAGTTGAAGCTGGCGCAATTCAATTGTTGCAAGAAGTAGATTGGACTGGAAATATTAGAGAATTAAGAAATGTAATTGAGCGTTTAATTATTCTTAGCGAACAAAAAATTACTCGTGCAGATGTTGAAAGTTTTGTGTTGCCGACAATGAAACGCCATGACCAGTTAAAGGCACTTTTTGACCGATTTGAAGATGAAGAAGCAGTACAAAAATTTGTTTCTGGAGAATACCAAAAGTATGCTAGTAATAAGGCAAAAGCTTAAAAGAAATATAAGGAAATAAAGCATTGAGCTATCTGTGGAAAACAGGTAGCTTTTTTATTTTGTTATTTTTTAAATATGTTAAGTTGTTGATAGTGTTTTGTTTGTGGGGTGTTTTGTTTTTGAGTATTCTTTGTTTTTTGTGTTTTTATAAACAATTTGTGACTCGAAATGTTACAATAGTATAAAATTCTTCGAAATAAAATACACACATTATAATCATGAAAAAATTACTTCAAGCAACCTTAATTATAACATCAATTATTGTTTTATGCTCGTTTACTACTCCAACAAAAATAGCCAATACAACTCCTGATAAGCATGTCTTTTTGCAAGAAGGAAGCAAAGCTCCTAATTTTGTGACCAAAGATGTTTTAGGAAATCAAATCAAATTGAACAAGGTTTTAAAAGATAAAAATGTTCTGATTACATTTTTGCGCCCAGCATGGTGTCCAATTTGCAATGCACGCACACATGAATTGATTAATTCTTATCAAGAAATGAAAGAAAAGGGAATCGAGGTTATTGCTATTTATCCTTCTTCTGAGGAAGAACTGCAAGGCTATGTAAAGGATATGAATATTCCATTTACAGTAATTGCGGACCCTGATGAGGAATTGTATAAATTGTATGGAGTAGAGCGCTCAGTGGCAAAATACAAGCGTACCTTGAAAGAAAAAAAGGCATTGGAAGCAATGAAGAAGGGACAGGATTTGTACAAAGAAAATGACAACAATTATGGAGGACTTAGAGAGGTTCAAGCTCCTATTATTCCTGCGGATTTTGTCATTAGCCAAGCTAAAGTAATTGAAACAGCACATTATGGCGATTTTATTGGCGACCATATTCCTGTCAACGATATTGAAGAAAACTTAACTTATGATTTTGATCTACTAGAAGATAACATTCGATTTTAATCACAATAAATTTAGTTTGTAAATGGTGCATGATTGAAAGGTCATGCACCATTTTTATTATAGGGATAATTGAAAATTATTTGAGGAAAGTTTATCTTAGATGACTTGAGTAGGTGATTTTTTTAAGGAAGAAGAAACGCTCATTTCCATGTTTATTGTTAAGAGAAATTATTAGCCTATGCTTGATTTTTTTTGAGAAATGGCTATAATTATTTTGAGAAACTTAGAATTTTGTACTTGCGATCATCAGGTGGAACATTTAGTTTAGAGCTTATTCAGTTAATAAGTCAACTACGCTATGAAAATGTATATACTCACACTTTGTTTTTTAAGTTATAGTACGATTTGGGCACAAGATCAATTGCCTTTTGCTTATTCTGATAACCAACAGAGCGAAGCAGTTTTAGAAGTGACCAAACCAATTCAAACTGTATGGAACAATCATACAAAAGTAGCCGCCTCACAAACAGCAATCATTGCTTATCCGAATCCAACCAAGCAAAAAGTGACCCTCTTTATTGAAAAAGAATTTTCTTCGATACATTTAAAAGTTATAGATGGAAAAGGAAAAACGATGTTGATAGATTTAGAGGTAGAAGGAAAGTATTATACCTTTGATTGGTTGAATTTAGCAGTCGGAACGTATTATTTTTTGATAACCATAGATGGTCAAACGGAAGTACTCTCTATGGAGAAAAATTAGGCTGTTCCATATTCTCATGGAAATAACCGAATACTCAAGATTAAGATAATGTATAACTTCCAAATAATCAGAGTGAAATCCAAATAATAAAGCAGCGTTAAGGCTGTTTTATTTATATGGTTTTTCGTGTAGTTTCGTCGCACACATTAACACCTATAGAACGAGACTATGCCTAATTTAATTTACCTACTACTGGTACTATTGGGAGCAAGCCCCATAGTAGCCAATCCCATTGTTATTACAGAAATCCATCACAGCCCCAACATATTGGGAGGAGAATTTTTAGAACTACACAATAAAAGTCAATCTGCTGTTACCCTTTCTAAGTGGAAATTCACAAAAGGAATTGAGTACACTTTTCCAGAAGGAACAATTTTAGAAGGTGGAGCTTATTTGGTAGTTGCTAAACGTGTGAAAGTAATGCTTGATGAATACGAATTGGGAGAGCGTCAGCAAGTTTTAGGCCCTTTTAAGGGACGTTTGAAAGGAGAGGGAGAGTGTCTTGTTTTGAAAAACCATTTGGGAGAGGAAGTAGATCGAGTTAATTATAAAGACAAAGCAACATGGCCGTATTGCAAGAAAAAAGTAGCTTGTTCATTACAATTAATAAACCCAGCATTTGATAATCGGATTGGTCAGTATTGGGAAGTAGCTACGCCTAGCCCTACACGGCCGAACACTCCTGTGTTTACTCCCCATTTGTTACCAATTATTAAGCATGTGGATCAGTATCCTCAAGTGCCAAAATCCAACGAAGCAGTAACAATTGTTGCCAATGTTAGGAATGCCAAAGAAGTACAATTGTGGTATCAAGTTGTTGCCCCTGGATCGTATATCGCATTGGAGGATTCTACGTATCAAACCAATTGGATGATGTTAACTATGTTAGATAATGGCAAGGAAGGGGATTGGGAAGCTAATGATCGAATCTATACCCTCAAAATGCCACCCAGTTTGCAACGACATCGCCATTTGATTCGGTATAAAATTATTGCAAAAGGAGATAGTATCAGTATTGCACCACGACAAAGCCACCCTCAACCTAATTTTGCCTATTTTGTCTATGATAAAGTACCTACTTTTTGTGGATATAGTTTTGACTCTTTAAGGACATTACCTGTTTGTCACTTGATTGCCAAGTCCAATGATGTTCAATATTTGATTTATGAACACGAAGCTCGAACTTATAAAGCAACAGGAACGGTTGTTTATAATGGAGTCGTCTATGATCATGTAGGGTATCGAAGTCGAGGTTATAACAATCGGCATAGTCGAAGAAAGCGGAATTTAAAGTTTAATTTCCATAATAATGCTAAAATAGAAGTTGTTAACAATCAAGGAAAAGCTTACGCTACTCGGCGGAATAAATTGGTATTGTCTGGTGGTTGGTTGTTGGATAATCCTAATACACATGGTTTGTCTGAATCGGTTTTGTATCGATTATTTCGTTTGCAAGGAACTAGTGCTAGCCATGCCGATTATTTGCACCTGAGAGTTGTGCAACATCAAGAAGAACAAGATAGTGTAGAAGGTGATTTTTGGGGATTGTATCTGATGTTAGAAAATTACGATGGTGATTTTTTAAAAACACATGACTTGCCCAACGCCAATATTTATTCTTATAAGCCCTTTAAGGTAAGACATAAGTCTAATCAGAAGATTGGATTGCAGCAAAAAAAATATGTGGATTGGGATAGCAGTTGTTATCAACAGCATTCGATAGAATGGTGGAAAGAAAACTTGGATTGGGAAAACTATTTGGGGTTTTTGATTGGAAATGAGCTTATTGCTAATAAAGAGTCTGGTTATCGGAAACAGCATTGGTGGACAGAATATCGACATCCAGAAAAAGGTTGGCAATTTTTTCCTTGGGACGTTGACAAAACATGGACTAGTTCTAGAATTAAGAGCACTATTTCTTCTGGAATTTTTAAGGCTGCA
It includes:
- a CDS encoding peroxiredoxin-like family protein is translated as MKKLLQATLIITSIIVLCSFTTPTKIANTTPDKHVFLQEGSKAPNFVTKDVLGNQIKLNKVLKDKNVLITFLRPAWCPICNARTHELINSYQEMKEKGIEVIAIYPSSEEELQGYVKDMNIPFTVIADPDEELYKLYGVERSVAKYKRTLKEKKALEAMKKGQDLYKENDNNYGGLREVQAPIIPADFVISQAKVIETAHYGDFIGDHIPVNDIEENLTYDFDLLEDNIRF
- a CDS encoding T9SS type A sorting domain-containing protein — protein: MKMYILTLCFLSYSTIWAQDQLPFAYSDNQQSEAVLEVTKPIQTVWNNHTKVAASQTAIIAYPNPTKQKVTLFIEKEFSSIHLKVIDGKGKTMLIDLEVEGKYYTFDWLNLAVGTYYFLITIDGQTEVLSMEKN
- a CDS encoding lamin tail domain-containing protein, with product MPNLIYLLLVLLGASPIVANPIVITEIHHSPNILGGEFLELHNKSQSAVTLSKWKFTKGIEYTFPEGTILEGGAYLVVAKRVKVMLDEYELGERQQVLGPFKGRLKGEGECLVLKNHLGEEVDRVNYKDKATWPYCKKKVACSLQLINPAFDNRIGQYWEVATPSPTRPNTPVFTPHLLPIIKHVDQYPQVPKSNEAVTIVANVRNAKEVQLWYQVVAPGSYIALEDSTYQTNWMMLTMLDNGKEGDWEANDRIYTLKMPPSLQRHRHLIRYKIIAKGDSISIAPRQSHPQPNFAYFVYDKVPTFCGYSFDSLRTLPVCHLIAKSNDVQYLIYEHEARTYKATGTVVYNGVVYDHVGYRSRGYNNRHSRRKRNLKFNFHNNAKIEVVNNQGKAYATRRNKLVLSGGWLLDNPNTHGLSESVLYRLFRLQGTSASHADYLHLRVVQHQEEQDSVEGDFWGLYLMLENYDGDFLKTHDLPNANIYSYKPFKVRHKSNQKIGLQQKKYVDWDSSCYQQHSIEWWKENLDWENYLGFLIGNELIANKESGYRKQHWWTEYRHPEKGWQFFPWDVDKTWTSSRIKSTISSGIFKAAFEHQALEIAYENELRSVLDLLFNEEQMFQLIDEQAAFIYQPSLNYSFVDLDKLRWGHEYEGSFENQIGQLKRFVQRRRKFILQEILHDSIPDTPTITYHGSSQYEVDALKFKIGNIDRETIQAVEWRIAEVNKKDQKLHSETDPKIYEIVTKWEGKYRTPFETLLSLPLGAVQPKHRYRIRVRVQDTIGYCSHWSEPIEFIPQKMPDNYGTALVINELLWQSKDGLEFIEIHNPSTTTIHLAQFEFKAGIHFKFSDTALIKGGEYCVLTNNSKLFKSEYGFEANGSYQGKLSNKGERLMLYNAFGELVDSVHYVTYWNDNTQECTSLELVYTTADNALAANWNCSVNVQGTPGRINSVLKETSDTLQRLWIMLSILLLGVGGYKLKGKVIPTV
- a CDS encoding sigma-54 dependent transcriptional regulator yields the protein MAKILIIDDEPSIRSVLRDILEMENYEVEEAKDGIDALSKVKKTKFDAAICDIKMPKMDGMELLERINILSPDTPVIMISGHGNIETAVEAVKKGAFDYISKPPDLNRLLITIRNALDKSSLVQETKVLKKKIKKSGGVQTIIGESEGIDKIKATIDRVAPTDARVLVTGPNGTGKELVARWIHEKSERAQNQIVEVNCAAIPAELIESELFGHEKGSFTSAHKQRIGKFEQAHGGTLFLDEIGDMSLSAQAKVLRALQEGRITRVGGDKDIKVDVRVIAATNKDLRKEIEAKRFREDLYHRLAVIIIQVPSLNDRKADIPLLVDHFIESVCNEYGRPKKEVEAGAIQLLQEVDWTGNIRELRNVIERLIILSEQKITRADVESFVLPTMKRHDQLKALFDRFEDEEAVQKFVSGEYQKYASNKAKA